Proteins from a genomic interval of Gadus macrocephalus chromosome 2, ASM3116895v1:
- the clec19a gene encoding C-type lectin domain family 19 member A isoform X2, which yields MLWWELFLLLVLGVVRVRNLPSTDMRIMHALPLQLSDPAPQVLCPLFWTKFGSNCYRYFPLNKTWAEADFYCAEFSNGLKSAKLTSIHSWEENVFVYDLVNSQILGIPTDIWIGLHDRRLEGTPEWTDGSVYQYSYWDGNQPDDGIHRIPQEEDCVEMWFRQSSALRSWNDNSCEKAFSFVCKIPTLEY from the exons ATGCTCTGGTGGGAATTGTTTTTGCTCCTGGTCCTCGGAGTTGTCCGGGTCAGGAATCTGCCCAGCACAGACATGAGGATCATGCATG CCCTGCCATTACAGCTGTCAGACCCAGCCCCCCAGGTTCTCTGTCCACTCTTCTGGACAAAGTTTGGGAGCAACTGCTATCGTTACTTCCCCCTTAATAAAACCTGGGCTGAAGCAGACTTCTACTGCGCAGAGTTCTCCAACGGTCTCAAATCAGCCAAGCTCACTTCCATCCATAG CTGGGAggagaatgtgtttgtgtatgaccTGGTGAACAGCCAGATCCTGGGAATCCCCACGGATATCTGGATAGGACTGCATGACCGGAGACTG GAGGGCACTCCTGAGTGGACCGACGGCTCTGTCTATCAGTACAGCTACTGGGATGGCAACCAGCCGGATGATGGCATCCACCGCATCCCACAAGAAGAGGACTGTGTGGAAATGTGGTTTCGTCAGAGCAGTG cACTGAGGTCATGGAATGACAACAGCTGTGAGAAGGCCTTTTCTTTTGTTTGCAAGATCCCCACCCTAGAGTACTAG
- the clec19a gene encoding C-type lectin domain family 19 member A isoform X1, with protein sequence MLWWELFLLLVLGVVRVRNLPSTDMRIMHANLANLQTSALPLQLSDPAPQVLCPLFWTKFGSNCYRYFPLNKTWAEADFYCAEFSNGLKSAKLTSIHSWEENVFVYDLVNSQILGIPTDIWIGLHDRRLEGTPEWTDGSVYQYSYWDGNQPDDGIHRIPQEEDCVEMWFRQSSALRSWNDNSCEKAFSFVCKIPTLEY encoded by the exons ATGCTCTGGTGGGAATTGTTTTTGCTCCTGGTCCTCGGAGTTGTCCGGGTCAGGAATCTGCCCAGCACAGACATGAGGATCATGCATG CTAATCTCGCTAATCTCCAAACCTCAGCCCTGCCATTACAGCTGTCAGACCCAGCCCCCCAGGTTCTCTGTCCACTCTTCTGGACAAAGTTTGGGAGCAACTGCTATCGTTACTTCCCCCTTAATAAAACCTGGGCTGAAGCAGACTTCTACTGCGCAGAGTTCTCCAACGGTCTCAAATCAGCCAAGCTCACTTCCATCCATAG CTGGGAggagaatgtgtttgtgtatgaccTGGTGAACAGCCAGATCCTGGGAATCCCCACGGATATCTGGATAGGACTGCATGACCGGAGACTG GAGGGCACTCCTGAGTGGACCGACGGCTCTGTCTATCAGTACAGCTACTGGGATGGCAACCAGCCGGATGATGGCATCCACCGCATCCCACAAGAAGAGGACTGTGTGGAAATGTGGTTTCGTCAGAGCAGTG cACTGAGGTCATGGAATGACAACAGCTGTGAGAAGGCCTTTTCTTTTGTTTGCAAGATCCCCACCCTAGAGTACTAG
- the syt17 gene encoding synaptotagmin-17: protein MAECRTMRAERPGERDAMAYTQGVLPTLSDCLWCRWACHSCLLRCWERVCYSSSDEEVEILGPFPALTPAWLTNPCNMDFTLENTMDSLVPKHNNPTLTDSPSEMSISTFSSTQQLSENQKPSALMVSVKPMELWAAGPRREAVQPARRSQSPPSQYCDKLEPCLYSDKASCDDVDLLTDDEILLRYQLGMLHFSTQYDLINRHLGVRVIEARDLTPPLSGDGTRQDAVHSNPYVKLSLLPDHKNSRQTGVKRKTQNPVFEERFTFDMPFLEAQRRTLLLSVVDFDKFSRHCVIGKVALPLSDVDLVKGGHWWRALVPSSQNEVELGELLLSLTYLPSAGRLNVDVVKAKQLLQTDMCQRSDPFVKVQLVAGLKLVKTKKTCCMRGTIDPFYNESFSFHVSREDLREASLVFTVYGHNMKSSNDFVGRVVIGQFSTGPPETSHWRRLLTSQRTPVEQWHSLRSRAECDRVSPASLEVH, encoded by the exons aTGGCTGAGTGCCGTACCATGAGAGCAGAGAGACCTGGAGAAAGGGACGCGATGGCGTACACACAG GGCGTGCTGCCCACGCTGTCAGACTGCCTCTGGTGCCGCTGGGCCTGTCACTCCTGTCTGCTGAGGTGCTGGGAGAGGGTCTGCTACTCCTCCAGcgacgaggaggtggagataCTGGGGCCCTTCCCCGCCCTGACCCCCGCCTGGCT AACGAATCCGTGCAACATGGACTTTACACTTGAAAATACAATGGACAGCCTGGTCCCGAAGCACAACAACCCCACCCTGACCGACTCCCCCTCCGAGATGTCCATCTCCACCTTCAGCTCCACCCAACAGCTCTCTG AGAACCAGAAGCCAAGCGCTCTGATGGTGAGCGTCAAACCCATGGAGCTCTGGGCCGCAGGACCTCGGAGGGAGGCGGTCCAGCCCGCACGCAGGTCCCAGAGCCCTCCCAGCCAGTACTGCGACAAACTGGAGCCCTGCCTCTACTCTGACAAGGCCAGCTGTGACGACGTGGACTTGTTGACAGACGATGAGATCCTCCTACGGTACCAGCTGGGCATGCTCCATTTCAGCACACA ATACGACCTCATCAACAGGCACTTGGGTGTGCGGGTCATCGAGGCCCGCGACCTTACCCCTCCACTGAGTGGTGATGGCACCCGGCAGGACGCTGTCCACTCCAACCCCTACGTCAAGCTGAGCCTGTTGCCCGACCACAAAAACTCTCGCCAGACGGGGGTGAAGAGGAAGACCCAGAATCCAGTGTTTGAGGAGCGTTTCACCTTCGACATGCCCTTCCTGGAAGCCCAGAGGAGAACGCTGTTGCTGTCTGTGGTGGATTTTGACAAGTTCTCCCGACACTGTGTCATAGGGAAGGTGGCGCTGCCTCTGAGTGATGTGGACCTGGTCAAGGGGGGGCATTGGTGGAGGGCCCTGGTCCCCAGCTCACAG AATGAGGTGGAGCTAGGGGAGCTGCTGCTGTCCCTGACCTACCTGCCGAGCGCAGGAAGGCTCAACGTGGACGTCGTCAAGGCCAAGCAGCTGCTGCAGACGGACATGTGCCAGCGCTCAG ATCCCTTTGTGAAGGTGCAGTTGGTCGCAGGGTTGAAGTTGGTGAAGACCAAGAAGACTTGCTGCATGCGAGGGACCATTGACCCGTTCTACAACGAGTCCTTCAGCTTCCACGTCTCACGAGAGGACCTGAGGGAAGCCAGCCTCGTCTTCACTG TGTACGGCCACAACATGAAGAGCAGCAATGACTTCGTGGGCCGCGTCGTGATCGGCCAGTTCTCCACCGGCCCCCCGGAGACGTCCCACTGGCGCCGCCTGCTGACCTCCCAGCGGACCCCCGTGGAGCAGTGGCACAGCCTGCGCTCCCGGGCCGAGTGCGACCgcgtctcccccgcctccctgGAGGTCCACTGa